A stretch of DNA from Nerophis ophidion isolate RoL-2023_Sa linkage group LG18, RoL_Noph_v1.0, whole genome shotgun sequence:
acaggaaaccatctcaagcggatcagcagcgtagagatgtccccaaccgatacaggcgagcggtccatcctgggtcccgacgagcggtccatcctgggtctcgactctggacagtcagtacttcatccatggtcatcggaccggaccccctccacaagggagagtgggacataggagaaagaaaagaagcggcagatcaactggtctaaagaggaggtctatttaaaggctagagtatacaaatgagttttaaggtgagacttaaatgcttctactgaggtagcatctcgaactgttaccgggagggcattccagagtactggagcccgaacggaaaacgctctatagcccgcagactttttttggggtctaggaatcactaacaagccggagtcctttgaaggcagatttcttgccgggacatatggtacaatacaatcggcaagatagaatggagctagaccgtgtagtattttatacgtaagtagtaaaaccttaaagtcacatcttaagtgcacaggaagccagtgcaggtgagccagtacaggtgtaatgtgatcaaactttcttgttcttgtcaaaagtctagcagccgcattttgtaccaactgtaatcttttaatgctagacatggggagacccgaaaataatacgttacagtaatcgagacgagacgtaacaaacgcatggataatgatctcggcgtctttagtggacgaaatggagcgaattttagcgatattacggagatgaaagaaggccgttttagtaacgcttttaatttttttaattctaatagagacaaaactcaaaaagaatttgaaaatccacgacaatattttaaagacttggtcttcacttgtttgaataaattcatttattttttttactttgctacttataactttcagaaagacaattttagagaaaaaatacaaccttaaaaatgattctaggatttttaaacacacatacattttttaccttttaaattccttcctcttctttcctgacaatttaaatcaatgttcaagtaattattatttttttattgtaaagaataataaatacattttaattaaattcttcattttagcttctgttttttttgacaaagaatatttgtgaaatatttcttcaaacttattatgattaaaattcccccaaaaatattctggcaactcTACAATAtctctagaatcaaatttaaatcttatttcaaagtcttttgaatttcttttaaaatttttgttctggaaaatctagaagaaataatgatttgtctttgttagaaatatagcttggtccaatttgttatatattctaacaaagtgcagattggattttaacctatttaaaacatgtcctcaacattctaaaattaatcttaatcaggaaaaattactaatgatgttccataaattattttttttaattttttcaaaaagattcgaatcagctagtttttctcttcatttttttcggttgaattttgaattttaaagagtcgaaattgaagatgaactatgtttcaaaattcaattttcattttttccgtgttttctcctcttttaaaccgttcaattaagtgtcttttttttcatcatttattatctacaaaaaaccttccgtaaaggaaaaaaaaaatgtacggcggaatgacagacggaaatacccatttttttttttatatatatatatagatttatttattaaaggtaaattgaacaaattggctatttctggcaatttatttaagtgtgtatcaaactggtagcccttcgcattaatcagtacctaataagtagctcttggtttcaaaaaggttggtgacccctgctgtagaccatAAAGCCAATGTTATGTACAATTGGCCTTTttgtcaatgttaaaaaaaaatattagaaaaatgGACTCCAGCAAACCTGAAGGCAACACGCATGCTGCATAATTATCAGATTTAATGTCATCCTTCAACCTCTTGTTTTGGCCTCAAAATTATAGGATATAGGGATTGTGTATGATGTATACATGACTTAACACCATTTGTACCTGTTGCCATCAAATAAATGTCATTCTGTGGTGTATGTAACTAATTACAAATTGTCAATCTTatgttaattgacattttcaccCCCACCATTGCCATAATTAGTAGGCACTGCATAACACagtcaaatatttagttttttgtggGTGAAAATCAGTCTTTTTATTGTCCGAGTTTGGTAAGGTATCtttaaaatgctgattatcggtcctgctagacaccgaactctatttaataatacaactctaagatttgacaaccaaacaattaaacaaggcgacacggtaaagaatctgggtattatcttcgacccaactctctcctttgaggcacacattaaaagcgttactaaaacggccttctttcatctccgtaatatcgctaaaattcgctccattctgtccactaaagacgccgagatcattatccatgcgtttgttacgtctcgcctcgattactgtaacgtattattttggggtctccccatgtctagcattaaaagattacagttggtacaaaatgcggctgctagacttttgacaagaacaagaaagtttgatcacattacacctgtactgtatatacctttaaatacatatatacatacatatatactgtatatacctttatatacatatatacatacatatatacctgtactggctcacctgcactggcttcctgtgcacttaagatgtgactttaaggttttactacttacgtataaaatactacacggtctagctccatcctatcttgccgattgtattgtaccatatgtcccggcaagaaatctgccttcaaaggactccggcttattagtgattcccaaagcccaaaaaaagtctgcgggctatagagcgttttccgttcgggctccagtactctggaatgccctcccggtaacagttcgagatgccacctcagtagaagcatttaagtctcaccttaaaactcatttgtatactctagcctttaaatagactccctttttagaccagttgatctgccgtttcttttctttttcttctatgtcccactctcccttgtggagggggtccggtccgatccggtggccatgtactgcttgcctgtgtatcggctggggacatctctgcgctgctgatccgcctccgcttgggatggtttcctgctggctccgctgtgaacgggactctcgctgctgtgttggatccgctttggactggactctcgcgactgtgttggatccattatggattgaactttcacagtatcatgttagacccgctcgacatccattgctttcctcctctccaaggttctcatagtcatcattgtcaccgacgtcccactgggtgtgagttttccttgcccttttgtgggcctaccgaggatgtcgtggtggtttgtgcagccctttgagacaccagtgatttagggctatataagtaaacattgattgattgattgattgaaaatggttTCCACACAAAATAGCCTTCCACACGATTGTACTGTCGGTATATTGCCACAAAAAGAAGTTAAGCAGGCACCTCGTACATCTTGAGATGAGGCTGGAACTGTGCCGGGGAATAAAACCAATAACAGATCATTTGAGGGTTGTCTGTTGACACTGTGGGCGTTATTTTTTGTTAGgactactgtcaggttcaaacactgatgacatctattaaacagacaagaagcaaggaattaaacggagacagaattcaattcagctcattgaggagaaacatctgggctgtactctttgtacagtcttccaccacgctccaATGAAAGGTTGAACgcatcctcttttatttggactttccctgattacatggcaacagctgtttctaaaggaaggggggtcgtaaacagccgttgcctttggtcataaaacagttcaaagaaaagatgcgttcctctccgctttgtagttctcgggtcaagacaaaatctttctgtggatcaaataaaccgacgccttcatgtcgcttcccatcctccGCAGttgagttttacaagccttctgcttggtaagatcaaagacagctcgTGTCCTCTTGCCGGggactcatggcaacacaaagttttgtgataacttagatacgaTTATTCTGACAACTCCGAACGCTGCTCGAGGAATAAAAATAACAGAAAACTTCGTAACAATGGTAACCTAAATCACAACTGTTGGCAACTCTTTTGAAAAAGGCAACATTATTTACAACGTATTTCCACAGTGGCTTCAAGGTTTGATTTTAAAATTTAGGCTTTTATACACAAAAACTGATGCCAATGGGAAATAAAtttgggttttgcataatatATCAATTTCAGCATATGGTGTTTAAAAGGTATTTCAACATCATTATTGGATGTTTATCGCCACCAGGGTGTCCAAATTATCTTAGCTTTTTACTCCTTTTGAGCACGTTCAACTATTTAATTgcacttgtttttgttttatccatccatttcctaccgcttgtccctcttgggtctcgggtgctggagccttttttTATTGAGGTCCAAAATAAAACTGAAATTACTGATGATTGCAAAAATAGAATGCTTCAGCCATTTAGCGTTTTTGAATATCTAATTTCCCTTAAATCCTTTTCAATTGTTTTTGCTAAGTGAGTGTAATGATAACTTTGAATTTTTCACAAATGGCATCTTCACTGCTTGGTTTATCATTTACATTTCTCTTCGCTTGTTTTTCCCACTCCTTCCTTCAGATAAAAGTGTTGGTTGTGCTCCATATTTTTGGACAATTCCTCACTATGGCCATTTAGACTGCAAATACTACAGACTAGTGCAAGCTAGAGAACttcaatgttttactcaattgtgtgcatgtgtgctgcTTTACATTTATGTGGTTTTCTTTCCGTCACTTTATTGTGACTTTTTCACCACACACTGACCAATTGAATTGTTCTTCTCTGCAGCGTGCGTGTTCATGTGTTTTGCCACACGATTTGACCTTTGACAGAATAATTTACCGCACACTAcacaactgaaaggtttttctcctttttGTGCTCtcatgtgtgataccatgtgcgtcTTTTGAGAAAATCTTTCGCCGCAAACCAAACaactaaaaggtttttctccggtgtgtgttctcatgtgtgttacCACATTTGACTTCAGCGAGAAGGGTTTATCACACACGGAACATCTGAAAggtttctcacctgtgtgtgttctcatgtgcgatACCATGTGTGGCTTTTGAGTGAATGTTTTACAGCATACTGGACAACTAAAAGGTTTTTCCCCTGTGTGCGTTCTCCGGTGTGAAAGCATAATTGACTTTGAGGAGAAGGTTTTATCGCACACGGAACaactaaaaggtttttctcctgtgtgtgttctcatgtggtaTACCATCGCTGACTTTTTAAGGAAtattttaccacaaactgaacaacaaaaaggtttttcttctgtgtgtgtaCTGAGGTGTCTTTTCATATTTGACTTATCAGATAAAAGTATGCCACAAATtgaacaactgaaaggtttttctttcttcttttcagAGCATTCAGAGTTTTTGTTGTCAGTGTAAGTCCTGGTATCAGCTTCGTAGTCTGTATCGCTGCTTAAAGCCTCTTGGGCTTCATGTCCGTCTTCAAGACAGTGAAATATTGTGTAATCACTGTCTGaaagtggagctaagaggttatttgcttgtgatcctccacagtcaCCTCCATCATCTTCTGTTATGTGTAGTagtgagctgctgcttggaggctcctcATCTGGTCCGTGATGAAGCTCTGAGCACTCTAGTGGTTCGTCTTCACGGTCTTCGGTTTTCACAGAGACGACAGTCAGTGGCAACTTACCGAGATCATCCTTTGGCTCCAGAAAACGCTCTCCTCCCTGGTGAGTGATCCAgggttcctcctcttcctctttgatgtgagggggctgtggatcctgCTGCTTCAAAGTGGATCTCCCCTCATGTGGCTGAAGGGGAAGTCCATCTTGACGAGCAATCAGCTGCTGAATGTCTGCAAGACACaagcaacataaaacacacactattttttttttggtcctgcgGTCCGTTcccgaggtttctcattgttcccattGCGTTGAGTTTTTTCCTGCCCGGGATCAGTCCCGAGGATGTTGTGATTTTTGCAGCCCTatccatgcgttcgttacgtctcgtctcgattaatgtaacgtattattttcagatctccctatgtctagcattaaaagattacagttggtacaaaatgcagctgctagacttttgacaagaacaagaaagtttgatcatattacgcctgtactgtctgcgggctatagagcgttttccgttcgggctccagtactctggaatgccctcccggtaacagttcgagatgctacctcagtagtccgatgaccatggatgaagtactggctgtccagagtcgagacccaggatggaccgctcatcgggacccaggatggaccgctcgtcgggacccaggatggaccgctcgtcgggacccaggatggaccgctcgcctgtatcggttggggacatctctacgctgctgatccgcctccgcttgagatggtttcctgtggacgggactctcgctgctgtcttggatccgcttgaactgaactctcgcggctgtgttggagccactatggattgaactttcacagtatcatgttagacccgctcgacatccattgctttcggtcccctagaggggggggggttgcccacatctgaggtcctctccaaggtttctcatagtcagcattgtcactggcgtcccactggatgtgaattctccctgcccactgggtgtgagttttccttgcccttttgtgggttcttccgaggatgttgtagtcgtaatgatttgtgcagtcctttgagacatttgtgatttggggctatataaataaacattgattgattgattgatactggctcacctgcactggcttcctgtgcacttaaaggcctactgaaagccactactagcgaccacacagtctgatagtttatatatcaatgatgaaatattaacattgcaacacatgccaatacggccgctttagtttactaaattgcaattttaaatttcctgcagagtttcttgttgaaaatgtcgcggaatgatgacgcgtgtttgtgatgtctccggtagtagcggacatattagcccagcaccacttacggctaaaagtcgtcgcttttcatcgcataattacacagtattttggacatctgtgttgctgaatcttttgcaatttgttcaattaataatggagacgtcaaagaagaatgctgttggtgttttagtaaattgcaatttaaaatttcccgggagtttcttgtgaaaacgttgcggaatgataaCGTTtatacgtgacgtcacggactgtgaggaaatatcagcgctgcgcacacacacagctgaaagtcgtctgctttaaccgcataattacacagtattttggacatctgtgttggtgaatcttttgtaatttgttcatttaataatggagactataaagaacaatgctgttggtggaaagcggtgggttgcagctgtctttagcaccgagacacagtcggcgtttctttgtttgtcgtgaaagcagagcggtcaagcgaacatgttttctatacgtcaaccagcatgtttttggatggggaaattgtgatatatatcttaccgaagacatcagtggattattggTCGTtccgcagcagctgtgagcttggctcctcggcttctctctgagacacagtgtgttcaacgcagtcatccgacctcgaggtatgtttttacaatctttaaaatctcactaaaacactttcagaacaataagcagataagggatcttccagaattatcgtagtacatgtgtctaaatacgtttgaaacgctcacactgccgtcgcccggagttgtcgcttttttttccctagtccgtcgctatcaatatcctcaaacacaaatctttcatcctcgctcaaattaatggggaaattgtcgctttctcggtcagaatcgcttgcGCTGCTGGCGTCCgtgattgtaatcaatgggtggatgtgaggagtccgacaatctgtgatgtcacgcgcactacttccgggaaaggcagggcttttttaagagcgaccaaaagttgcgaactttatcgtcgattttctctactaaatcctttcagcaaaaatatggcaatatctcgaaatgatcaagtatgacacatagaatggacctgctatccccgtttaaataagaacatctcatttcagtaggcctttaagatgtgactttaaggttttactacttacgtgtaaaataccagacggtctagctccatcctatcttgccgattgtattgtaccatatgtcccggcaagaaatctgcgttcaaagagcTCAGGCTTataagtgattcccagagcccaaaaaaagtctgcgggctatagagcgttttccgttcgggctccagtactctggaatgccctcccggtaacagttcgagatgccacctcagtagaagcatttaagtctcacctt
This window harbors:
- the LOC133537500 gene encoding zinc finger protein OZF-like, with amino-acid sequence MLKKLVKERLMAAADEIFGLFERTIASYEEELSRSREDKERRQQQLDAVFKNRIVIQVGDIQQLIARQDGLPLQPHEGRSTLKQQDPQPPHIKEEEEEPWITHQGGERFLEPKDDLGKLPLTVVSVKTEDREDEPLECSELHHGPDEEPPSSSSLLHITEDDGGDCGGSQANNLLAPLSDSDYTIFHCLEDGHEAQEALSSDTDYEADTRTYTDNKNSECSEKKKEKPFSCSICGILLSDKSNMKRHLSTHTEEKPFCCSVCGKIFLKKSAMVYHMRTHTGEKPFSCSVCDKTFSSKSIMLSHRRTHTGEKPFSCPVCCKTFTQKPHMVSHMRTHTGEKPFRCSVCDKPFSLKSNVVTHMRTHTGEKPFSCLVCGERFSQKTHMVSHMRAQKGEKPFSCVVCGKLFCQRSNRVAKHMNTHAAEKNNSIGQCVVKKSQ